The Hyalangium gracile genome has a segment encoding these proteins:
- a CDS encoding phosphoadenylyl-sulfate reductase yields MSLAPPSAAVLSQEELAITAHELKSAPPERVLAWAERRFGANAVIASSFGAEDVVLIDLARQHAPSLRLFTLDTGRLPPETYELMETIRKRYGLEVETYFPQRERVEALEFSQGYFSFRKSIEARKECCAIRKVEPLRRALAGRQAWVTGLRREQSVTRTGVEVLELDKDHGGLVKLNPLAAWSAKQVWAYIRENGVPYNALHDRGYPSIGCAPCTRAVKPYEDERAGRWWWESAENRECGLHVSR; encoded by the coding sequence ATGTCGCTGGCGCCCCCCTCTGCCGCAGTGCTCTCCCAGGAAGAGCTGGCCATCACCGCTCACGAGCTGAAGTCCGCGCCTCCCGAGCGCGTGCTGGCCTGGGCCGAGCGTCGGTTCGGCGCCAACGCGGTCATCGCCTCGAGCTTCGGCGCGGAGGACGTGGTCCTCATCGATCTGGCGCGCCAGCACGCCCCCAGCCTGCGCCTGTTCACGCTCGACACGGGCCGGCTGCCCCCGGAGACGTACGAGCTGATGGAGACGATCCGTAAGCGCTACGGGCTGGAGGTGGAGACCTACTTCCCCCAGCGCGAGCGGGTGGAGGCGCTCGAGTTCTCGCAGGGCTACTTCTCCTTCCGCAAGAGCATCGAGGCGCGCAAGGAGTGCTGCGCCATCCGCAAGGTGGAGCCGCTGCGGCGCGCGCTGGCGGGCCGGCAGGCGTGGGTGACGGGGCTGCGCCGGGAGCAGTCCGTCACCCGGACGGGCGTGGAGGTGCTGGAGCTCGACAAGGACCACGGCGGGCTGGTGAAGCTGAACCCGCTGGCGGCGTGGAGCGCGAAGCAGGTGTGGGCGTACATCCGGGAGAACGGCGTGCCGTACAACGCCCTGCATGATCGCGGCTACCCGTCCATCGGCTGCGCCCCGTGCACCCGCGCGGTGAAGCCCTACGAGGACGAGCGCGCCGGCCGCTGGTGGTGGGAGTCGGCCGAGAACCGCGAGTGCGGGCTCCACGTGAGCCGCTGA
- a CDS encoding precorrin-2 dehydrogenase/sirohydrochlorin ferrochelatase family protein, with protein sequence MASPDTATDFPVCLRLRGKRVLLIGAGNIAEGRALQLLETGARLRMIAPQATETLRRLATEGRLELLERPYARGDLDGQALVFVATDDRRVSEAVAEEARALGIWLNAADEPDLCDFTLPSVGRRGAITVAVSTSGQAPALARALRQRLVEQISLHHVQLARLSGWLRERLPRGPARGRLLRLLVEDDIGGQLARGQRRAAWARLRAELEALGEQRP encoded by the coding sequence ATGGCCTCGCCTGACACCGCCACCGACTTTCCCGTGTGCCTGCGCCTGCGCGGCAAGCGGGTGCTGCTCATCGGCGCTGGGAACATCGCCGAGGGCCGCGCCCTCCAGCTCCTGGAGACCGGGGCGCGGCTGCGGATGATCGCGCCCCAGGCCACCGAGACGCTGCGGCGCCTCGCCACCGAGGGACGGCTGGAGCTGCTGGAGCGCCCCTATGCCCGGGGAGACCTGGACGGCCAGGCGCTCGTCTTCGTCGCCACGGATGATCGGCGGGTGAGCGAGGCCGTGGCGGAGGAGGCCCGGGCGCTGGGCATCTGGCTGAACGCGGCGGACGAGCCGGACCTGTGCGACTTCACGCTGCCGTCGGTGGGCCGACGCGGCGCCATCACCGTGGCCGTCTCCACCAGCGGCCAGGCCCCCGCGCTGGCGAGAGCGCTGCGGCAGCGGCTGGTGGAGCAGATCTCCCTCCACCACGTGCAGCTGGCCCGGCTCAGCGGGTGGCTCCGAGAGCGCCTGCCTCGGGGCCCGGCTCGCGGCCGGCTGCTGCGGCTGCTGGTGGAGGACGACATTGGCGGACAGCTGGCGAGAGGCCAGCGCCGGGCGGCCTGGGCCCGGCTCCGCGCGGAGCTGGAAGCGTTGGGAGAGCAGAGACCATGA
- the cobA gene encoding uroporphyrinogen-III C-methyltransferase — MSSRTKGCVYLVGAGPGDPSLLTLRAARLLASADTVVHDRLIHPGVLEHARPHARLIYVGKEGGGDSVRQEDIHTLLISQARLGRAVVRLKGGDPFVFGRGGEEALALEEAGVAYEVVPGVSSIAAVPAAAAIPITHRGLSGSVTFATGHLVEDTPDWEHLARAETLVLFMAGRRLEEATRALLSAGQSPATLAAAVEAGTWEHQRVVEGTLADIASRVREAELGSPTLLVVGAVVSLRSRLHSLAAQAGAAELAPPRVAEAGHE; from the coding sequence ATGAGCAGCCGTACGAAGGGATGTGTGTACCTGGTGGGAGCGGGGCCGGGAGATCCGAGCCTGCTGACGCTGCGAGCCGCGAGGCTGCTCGCGAGCGCGGACACCGTGGTGCACGACCGCCTCATCCACCCGGGAGTGCTGGAGCACGCGCGTCCGCATGCTCGCCTCATCTACGTGGGCAAGGAGGGTGGCGGGGACTCGGTGCGCCAGGAGGACATCCACACGCTGCTCATCAGCCAGGCCCGGCTGGGCCGCGCGGTGGTGCGGCTCAAGGGCGGAGACCCGTTCGTCTTCGGCCGCGGAGGCGAGGAGGCGCTCGCGCTCGAGGAGGCCGGCGTTGCCTATGAGGTGGTGCCGGGTGTCTCCAGCATCGCGGCGGTGCCCGCGGCGGCGGCCATCCCCATCACCCACCGGGGCCTGTCGGGCTCGGTGACGTTCGCCACCGGGCACCTCGTGGAGGACACGCCGGACTGGGAGCACCTGGCCCGGGCGGAGACCCTGGTCCTCTTCATGGCGGGCCGGCGGTTGGAGGAGGCCACTCGCGCGCTGCTCTCCGCCGGGCAGTCGCCCGCCACGCTCGCCGCCGCCGTGGAGGCGGGCACCTGGGAGCACCAGCGCGTGGTGGAGGGGACGCTGGCGGACATCGCCTCGCGCGTGCGAGAGGCCGAGCTCGGCTCTCCCACGCTCCTCGTCGTGGGCGCGGTGGTCTCGCTGCGCTCGCGGCTGCACTCCCTGGCCGCCCAGGCCGGGGCGGCGGAGCTCGCTCCGCCGCGCGTCGCGGAGGCCGGTCATGAGTGA
- the cysD gene encoding sulfate adenylyltransferase subunit CysD, whose product MSESSFSRLSHLSVLEAESIHILRETVAEFANPVMLYSIGKDSQVLLHLARKAFHPAPLPFPLLHVDTTWKFRDMYAFRDRFTAQHGFRLLVHQNRKALAEGMNPFDHGSQKYTHAVKTQALLEALAMHGFDAAFGGARRDEEKSRAKERVFSFRDRHGQWEPRRQRPELWNLYNGRIDTGESMRVFPLSNWTELDVWHYILEERIPVVPLYFAAERPVVERSGNLIMVDDERMRLKPGEHPVMKRVRFRTLGCYPLSGAIESSATTVEAVIDEMVNARQSERQGRLIDHDEEGSMELKKREGYF is encoded by the coding sequence ATGAGTGAGTCCTCGTTCTCGCGTCTGTCCCACCTCTCGGTGCTGGAGGCGGAGAGCATCCACATCCTCCGCGAGACGGTGGCGGAGTTCGCCAACCCGGTGATGCTCTACAGCATCGGGAAGGACTCGCAGGTGCTGCTGCACCTGGCGCGCAAGGCCTTCCACCCGGCGCCCCTGCCCTTCCCGCTGCTCCACGTGGACACCACGTGGAAGTTCCGGGACATGTACGCCTTCCGGGATCGCTTTACCGCGCAGCACGGCTTCCGGCTGCTGGTGCACCAGAACCGCAAGGCGCTGGCCGAGGGCATGAACCCGTTCGATCACGGCAGCCAGAAGTACACGCACGCCGTGAAGACGCAGGCGCTGCTCGAGGCGCTGGCGATGCACGGCTTCGACGCGGCGTTCGGCGGGGCGCGGCGGGACGAGGAGAAGTCCCGCGCCAAGGAGCGGGTGTTCTCGTTCCGGGATCGCCACGGGCAGTGGGAGCCGCGCCGGCAGCGGCCCGAGCTGTGGAACCTCTACAACGGCCGCATCGACACAGGCGAGAGCATGCGCGTCTTCCCGCTCTCCAACTGGACCGAGCTGGACGTGTGGCACTACATCCTCGAGGAGCGCATCCCCGTGGTGCCCCTGTACTTCGCCGCCGAGCGCCCCGTGGTGGAGCGCAGCGGCAACCTCATCATGGTGGACGATGAGCGGATGCGCCTGAAGCCGGGCGAGCACCCGGTGATGAAGCGGGTGCGGTTCCGGACGCTGGGCTGCTACCCGCTGAGCGGCGCCATCGAGTCGTCCGCCACCACGGTCGAGGCCGTCATCGACGAGATGGTCAACGCCCGCCAGTCCGAGCGGCAGGGCCGGCTCATCGATCACGACGAAGAGGGCTCCATGGAGCTCAAGAAGCGCGAGGGCTACTTCTAA